Below is a genomic region from Sorghum bicolor cultivar BTx623 chromosome 9, Sorghum_bicolor_NCBIv3, whole genome shotgun sequence.
AACACACCTCAATAATACTATCCCTTTGTGTCATTTGACGTTAGGAAAGGCTGCTCTTCCTACGTTTTAGTTAAATATAAAAATCATTAAGGCTGCAAATTTATCTTAGAAGCACAGATCATGGGCATAGAGACTCAATGGAAGCTGTGAATTATTATGCCGTCATAAAGCACCTGAGTACAAGTAATATAACGTCTTGTTTCAAGGGGTCAAGATATCAGAAGTATCCAACAGTGTTACAgctcatttctttttttttccgagATCGCGACTTCACGcgtttttcattaagaagaaGAGCCGAAGGAACGGCAAAGTAACCGATACAAAGGATTCGCAAGTAATCCATGGATTACCGACGAAGCCCCCAACACAAACGAAAAGCAAGAACAAAGAGGGAGGGGCCCCTCCACCTGACAACCCCAGCTAACTGGACCTAATAAAAAAGGAACAACACAGCTCatttctcaaatgaaaaactaaaACAACATGAAACACGTGGAGATTGTTAGACGAGCTAACAGGCCTTTTCTGCCAGATCAATACTAAATCATAACACATCCCTACGTGAATAAACCACAACAGACGACTGAAGGTCTCTGTCAACCTTGAAATGGGAGTGGAAAAATCTCCTCACCTGCCAACCATAACAAGTATTAATGAGTTTGAGTACTAATGTTACGAAACAAGAAATCCTACCATTATTGCCGTGTGATCCCACTGAatcaagcatatggcatgtttttTTGTCATCTTTCAAAATACTAGGTATGTATGTAGTTCTAATGAAATAGCAGGGCAATCAAAAGCATTTTTCTGTTAAGGCATCCAAATATTTGCATTTGTAAgcaatttaaaattcaaaatgaCAAATCAGAAAATTTCTTATGTTAATCTGGACTCCATATAAAATTTGTAGAGTTGCGTTATGCGGTAAAACAATGTCCTTGAAGGCTACAATACTGCCAAATTCATGGAAATTCCTACACTAGTTAGTAACAGATACTGCTTGGCAAATAATTATGCTGGAAAGCGGTATACTGCGTGTCTATTGAACCTTGAAGTGAAAAAGAAACAACGTGATATCTAAGGTACAATGGCATATTACCTCAAGAAAGGAATTGTGCAGAAGCAACTGAAGAACGTGTCTTTCTTCAGACTCAAATAATACAATGTGACTGAATGTAGATAAATTTCCAAAAACCCCACCCACAAACTCAGATGGACTTGTAAGGAAACGATCTGACTCATCCAAGGTCCCTTTGTTATCACTGAGTGCAGTAGAAAGAGTCAGCAGGGACGTATGTATTCAAGAACAAGTATAGATATGAAAGGTTAAATATTTTTGCATTCAAAAGAACAAAGAAAATAACCACCTAGGAGTGCAGTCCAAAAAGCGCATAGGTAGATCGTAATGTAAGGTTGAGTAGTAAGGTGTTGAGTGACAAGGCATGAGAAAGAGGACACTCTTCACTCTTCCATCATGGGCTTCTTTTGACAAATAATACATAACATCTTCTGTTCCCCTCTGCCACAATGAGTGTTGAATATGGGATATAAATGGAAATAATGGAGAAGCAACAAAAGTAATCCCTAGATGCATAGAGCAATACAACAATATGGAAGTATGGAAAACTTACTTGATGGAATAAGGACATATATAAGGACATGGGAACATTGGTTATGACAAGAAGAATAACAGAAAGTTGCAACCTTGAAAGGCTTCTTTTCCCATGCTGATTTTTGGCCTTGAGTTGTGACATGGCAGCTAAGCAGTAACCTGAGAACATCAATGCTAAAGGTAGCACCGGAAGAACAAATCTGCAGTATTCAATCTATTTGTATCACAGCATGTGAATAACGAGAAGAGGTTACTTGACTACAAGGGCACTTCCAATAAAAGGCGAATACCTGAATTCTTTGTGTCCAAGTATGCTGTAAACCCCTAATACCCAAGCAATTAGACCTGAAAGTCTCCATTCCCGAGACTTTACAATACCGTACATTGCAAATGGTAAGAATGTCCAAATCATGGATGGAAAACCCTGTGTAAAGTACCAGTGGAAGACATGTGTTCCATAGTAGTCTCCTCCCGAAGAGAAGAGGTTGAATTTCAAAAAATTAAGTGGTACTATAACACGGGAACCAAACATCCACCAATCAAGGAGTGTTGTTACTGCAAGGACAATGGCCCTGCAGAAAGATTAAACAAATTATATCGAATAGTCATACATTGGGAAAGATAAAAAAAATGGCATCACAACAGAATCAACAAATAAGCAACATACGTcctcccaaaaaaaaaacaaaaaacaaagaaTTGAGGGTGGGGGTGGGACTTGACATGGACGACTGAAAAAAAAATGTCAGCATTGTGCATAAGTCCAGTGTGCAAAATCAAGAAACAATAAAGATAAGCCAGTGTAGTGAAATTCACAAAATCTTAGACAACGGAACATAGAAAGTTGCCATGAATTTTAACAATAACTTACCCTATTGGAATGACATCAAGAAGGACAAAACGACATTTTGATTTCATCTGAATAAAATCCAAAAGACCAACATATAGCCATGTTACAGCACTTGTTGGTCGAATGGCACAGGACAAGGCTGCTATCAGAAGAGCCACTTTTCTTGATGAGGCACTTTGTTCACAGACAGCATGCTGCTTTGAAACGATTGAGGTTGCCTTGGAAGACTCTATTGCAGTAAACCAGTAATAGAGTCCAGCCACAGTcaaaacagtctccaagctgTTTGATAGAGTCCGCGTGATACAGAAAAACATGAACCAGTTAACCAACTGGGAAAATAACTGCAAACAGTTTGTTAAGGCTGACATCCAAGGTCATTGTATTCATATACTAATGATGAAAATCATATAGATATATAGATGAGTTTAAGGATACTGCCCACTGGGCAACCTGACCATTGAAAATAAGTTTGGAAAATTTATACAAGTAGAGATCTCCAAAAGCTGCAAACACAGATTGCAGGAGACGGGGAGCCATCACCTACAGGAGAACAGAGAAGCAGCTAAGGAAATGCTCCTCCTCAGAAAGTGAAAGGGATGAAGCTGAGTAGCTGACTAACTGAGTAGAGAGCTAAGGACGAATGTACTGAGTTATGTTGTTGGAGCAGACTCGCATGATTCTCATGAGCTTGATGCTCAAATTAAGCTAGCAATTTGGTAGTTTATACTTTATAATTAAGATTAAACTACGTTTTCATATGTTTATTATGATAAGAGGCTGGTATCACAAGGCCAACACAATGACTCAAACTGAGTTCCAAGTCATTTTTCAGAATaattcttgatcttgaatatTTCTTTCAAAAAGGGACAGCCCAAGGTACTGATTACTTGATTAGAGAAGTTTTGTTCCTGGTAGTACTGTCATATAATAACCTACCCCTAGAAAATAGAAATCATGGTCCCTGACAATTCTAGCCCCAGAGGCTTGTGACTATTCACCATCCTCCCAGCAATTGAATTGATGCTCTGCTAGAGCTGACATGTTACCATAACCCATGGAGTGTCTAGGTGGAGTAGCGCCAGGATCTTGTAGAGCGCAGCAAAGATCAACGGGTGGAGGTAACTTCGCAGCCCCCGCTTCCACTCCCATGTAAGGTGACCATACCTGCACCCAACCACAAAAGAACAAAAGTTTTAGCAATTGGGCATCAAATTCCCATGAAAAACAATGCTACCCTGATTTCGCAGGGAAACCATCTCATTCCCTCGAGCTAAGCAGTGGTGAGCAGCAAGCCGATCCAGCTCGGGGCACACTGTAACTAAAACTAGCGAAACAAGCAGCGGCGGcaaggcgagggcgagggcgagggcgaggttACCCGAAGGCGACGCGGTGGGCGACCTCGAGGCACTGCCAGTGCTCGTCGGGGTTGAAGTAGGTGCGCACGAGCAGCGCGTTGGCTGCGCGGAACGCCAGCGCGAGCGCCAGCACCCTCCGGTCCGACCCCAACACCGCCCTCGGCTGAATCCGCCCCGACTTCTCCGGCGTAGGGGCCGGACCGGCGTCGCCAGGCGGCGAGCCGGCAGCGCGAGATCGTCTCCGGTGGCTCATCACCAGGGGCCGGGCCGACCGACCAGGCCAGAAGTTCGAGGCGGAGCCACCACTAGGGCGGCCGCCCTAGGTCCCTGTGGCCGAGCACCCGTTCCCCACTCCGGAGCTGGCGTCTCGAGAGGACGCGACGAGCGAGGCCGAGCAGCCGAGGAGCTGAGGTtgaagacggcggcggcgctgcttctGTTCGGGTGGAGATCGGGGATTGGGGCATCATGGGCCTGGCGCCTCTCCTGAAACCAGACGCAGCCCAACAGCCACCCAGCGTCTCAGCCCAGGCCAGGCGGCCTTAGGGCAGTGTGGCTGGGATGGAAGAGTAGGTGAAGCTGAAGATATAATTGGTTCAAACAGTGGCATTTCttgattttttattttgtaCTTCTACAACTTTTGTTCTTAACAAGCATGTTGCTTTTTTATCTGAAATTTTATAGTTTTCTTGAGCTGAATTTTCCACAGGCTCCATCGAATCCGCCTCCACCCACCACGTACGCTCGCTCGCGCCGCCACTTTCAATGCCTCTCACGTGGTTCCACCGGCTCGCATGTGGTGCACCGGGTTCtttcttaggccagtctcaatgtatagtttcattacacagttaccaagactataaactaggtaaccgagccataggaattttatgaggatgaaactcctctctcatctgatgaaactcctttttTTAATGActttgccaagtcagcaattttgcttttgtggcaccctatttaatatgcatgacactctcgtgaaacatgcattgagactggctctATAGGTGATTGCTCTCCCCCTCGGCTTGATTCAATTCGATTCGCGTCTACTGACATCGGCGGTGAACCGTGGAAGCACTGGCAGATGCCAGAAGTGAGCCTTCCAAGCCTCTCTTCCATAGGGCTTCGACCTTCAACTACAAATGCTTAGTGCAGCGCATGAAACTCCCAAGACCACCTTAGTCGTGTAGTCAGTCTATTTAAACGCTACACACTAGTAGTAATGTCATTTTCATTTAATCAGAAACTCGGTTCTGTTTAATTGACTGCTCACCCTATTTAATCTGAATAATAGTTAAACAATAGTACATTAGGGAGGATCCAAGTGGCCTCCGTCAGGCTAGACAAAATGTAATGTTGATGTAGCTTTCTATGAAGGGAATCGGTCTGCGACGATTGGTACGGTGCTTCGGGATCAAGATGGTAGAACGTGCGAGGGCACAAACAAATGGTTTGAGTTTTGTCTGACCCCTCTTGCAGCAGAAGCATTGGAATGTTGCGATGGAATGCAACTAGCAAAGGATCAAGGCGTCAACATGCTACTTCTAGAAACGGACTGTCAGGTCCTGGTTAGCCTATGGGTGAACCGATCACAGCAAAAATCTGAGATTTCTTCCCTTCTTGGACAGATGGAGGAACTTAGCTGGAGCTTTGATAGTTTTGATTTTCGTTTTATTAGTAGAAACTGTAATAAGCTAGCTCGTACTTGTGCTCGCTTGGTATCCCGTGATAATTAGGTGGTCGAGTGGCAAAATACCTAGTCTCATGGTCGTAATTTTACCCATATTTAATGAATGCTCCGGCTTTGCCTAAAAAACAGAGGATCCAAACATCCATGTAAATCTCCGTTGACACAGTACCTAGGGAGCTGGTAAAGCGTATTGTATTAAATCTTTCTCTATATTATATACAAAAACATGCGTaaccaaaaaataattaaatggCAGTTGTCATACTGTTTACTGTTTTAAGATTCAGAAAAATACTGTTCTCATTAATATAGTAAATCTGATGGCATTGACGCGCAGCTAACCTAACCTATCTTGCGAGCATGATCCGCGCGCGGAGTCTGTCCACGAACGTGCAATTAGCTCAGTAGCAGTGTGATCGATTAGTGAGGTTTGGTGGGTGACTTGCTTTGGCGATTGGCTTGTTCGTCGTCGTTGCGCCCCCCATGTTCACTCAGATTTCGAACTCGTTCGCAAGTCATCCGCCACGTACGGCAGCAGCATTCAACGGCAGATTTGTTGCTGCATTTCTTAACACATAATACCGGCCATTCCAGTCGACGCACGACGCATGCATGTTAAAGAGTAAATATATCTGAAACCAAGCGTATTTATTTGCTTATTGCATTATACATACAATCGTTGAATGCATGATgaatcacacacacacacacacacaagaaCATTCTAAGACCACATAGCATAGCATTGCATTGGATTTTGCTGCGATCGATAGGTTTTTCCTTCCTCTCAGTGGTCAGCGCACGAGATCATCCATCTGCTTTTATTATTTCACTTGATCTGTCGTCATCGTCGTGtcctctccacctcctccaacaAGAGCTGCATTTGTCGTCCCGCCCTGCTGTTGGGGTTGTCGTCGCCGTCGCcttccaccaccacctcctactcctcctcctcatcatcatcatcgccaTCAtcgtcctcttcctcctcatcatcatcctcatcctcctcttcttcctcttcttcttcctcctcctcctcctcctcatcctcttcctcctcctcctcctcctcatcatcatcatcatcatcggcctcatcatcatcatcgtcgtcgtcgtcgtcgtc
It encodes:
- the LOC8080103 gene encoding GPI mannosyltransferase 3 isoform X2, producing MAPRLLQSVFAAFGDLYLYKFSKLIFNGQVAQWALFSQLVNWFMFFCITRTLSNSLETVLTVAGLYYWFTAIESSKATSIVSKQHAVCEQSASSRKVALLIAALSCAIRPTSAVTWLYVGLLDFIQMKSKCRFVLLDVIPIGAIVLAVTTLLDWWMFGSRVIVPLNFLKFNLFSSGGDYYGTHVFHWYFTQGFPSMIWTFLPFAMYGIVKSREWRLSGLIAWVLGVYSILGHKEFRFVLPVLPLALMFSGYCLAAMSQLKAKNQHGKRSLSRLQLSVILLVITNVPMSLYMSLFHQRGTEDVMYYLSKEAHDGRVKSVLFLMPCHSTPYYSTLHYDLPMRFLDCTPSDNKGTLDESDRFLTSPSEFVGGVFGNLSTFSHIVLFESEERHVLQLLLHNSFLEVRRFFHSHFKVDRDLQSSVVVYSRRDVL
- the LOC8080103 gene encoding GPI mannosyltransferase 3 isoform X1; this translates as MSHRRRSRAAGSPPGDAGPAPTPEKSGRIQPRAVLGSDRRVLALALAFRAANALLVRTYFNPDEHWQCLEVAHRVAFGYGHLTWEWKRGLRSYLHPLIFAALYKILALLHLDTPWVMVMAPRLLQSVFAAFGDLYLYKFSKLIFNGQVAQWALFSQLVNWFMFFCITRTLSNSLETVLTVAGLYYWFTAIESSKATSIVSKQHAVCEQSASSRKVALLIAALSCAIRPTSAVTWLYVGLLDFIQMKSKCRFVLLDVIPIGAIVLAVTTLLDWWMFGSRVIVPLNFLKFNLFSSGGDYYGTHVFHWYFTQGFPSMIWTFLPFAMYGIVKSREWRLSGLIAWVLGVYSILGHKEFRFVLPVLPLALMFSGYCLAAMSQLKAKNQHGKRSLSRLQLSVILLVITNVPMSLYMSLFHQRGTEDVMYYLSKEAHDGRVKSVLFLMPCHSTPYYSTLHYDLPMRFLDCTPSDNKGTLDESDRFLTSPSEFVGGVFGNLSTFSHIVLFESEERHVLQLLLHNSFLEVRRFFHSHFKVDRDLQSSVVVYSRRDVL